The Dehalococcoidia bacterium genome has a segment encoding these proteins:
- a CDS encoding PrsW family glutamic-type intramembrane protease, producing MRSPWERPREGETPPPTYWLRPGDAAPLVDAPVPVPPAPPAPAGPGSGARPAELTAWEHLLAVLVALGGGVLGVLGALVQEVQAGAFVFVAAGIIEEALKPSGIYILLVRWPRLLADRYYTACLTALSGLVFGLIEAAAYILVYFPEGGPGFVTYRLTVPLMMHTGASFIFGLGIKRELVDWANGLAPFPKDSKRYMLTAMALHAGFNLAVVVLAIVGVLAFEDK from the coding sequence ATGCGCTCTCCCTGGGAACGCCCGCGCGAAGGCGAGACGCCGCCTCCGACCTACTGGCTCCGGCCCGGAGACGCTGCCCCCTTAGTAGACGCCCCTGTACCGGTCCCGCCGGCGCCACCCGCCCCCGCCGGCCCCGGGTCTGGTGCCCGGCCCGCGGAGCTCACCGCCTGGGAGCACCTCCTCGCGGTCCTGGTCGCGCTCGGGGGCGGCGTGCTGGGCGTGCTGGGAGCGCTCGTCCAGGAGGTGCAGGCCGGGGCCTTCGTGTTCGTCGCCGCCGGTATCATCGAGGAGGCGCTGAAGCCCTCCGGCATCTACATCCTGCTCGTCAGGTGGCCCCGCCTCCTCGCCGACCGCTACTACACGGCCTGCCTCACCGCGCTCTCCGGCCTCGTCTTCGGCCTCATCGAGGCGGCCGCCTATATCCTCGTCTACTTCCCGGAGGGCGGACCCGGCTTCGTCACCTACCGGCTCACGGTGCCGCTGATGATGCACACGGGGGCCAGCTTCATCTTCGGCCTCGGGATCAAGCGGGAACTGGTCGACTGGGCGAACGGCCTGGCGCCCTTCCCGAAAGACAGCAAGCGCTACATGCTCACGGCGATGGCGTTGCACGCGGGGTTCAACCTGGCGGTCGTCGTCCTCGCCATCGTCGGAGTGCTGGCGTTCGAGGATAAGTAG